One Anaerobaca lacustris DNA window includes the following coding sequences:
- a CDS encoding DUF2461 domain-containing protein encodes MREQQRRFQGFRPKAFRFLKDIRTHNDKGWFREHRADYERYLLAPLRDLVTDLADFMLDIDLSFEVAPAVGKTISRIYRDTRFSKDKSPLRDCMWITFKRSTKDWARWSVGYFLEINATWYRYGLGFYDAAPDVMAQFRAQLDEAPETFLKAIDWFEKQDIFTLEGETYRRPKGADRPEPIRTWYNHKSFYLSCSRKNDAAIRSGQLVDDLKAGFGLTAPLYHYLLDTLARVRPPE; translated from the coding sequence ATGCGCGAGCAGCAGCGAAGGTTCCAGGGATTCCGCCCCAAGGCATTCCGATTTCTGAAGGACATTCGAACGCACAACGACAAGGGCTGGTTTCGCGAGCATCGGGCCGACTACGAGCGGTACCTGCTTGCGCCGTTGCGCGACCTGGTAACGGATCTGGCCGATTTCATGCTCGACATCGACCTGTCCTTCGAGGTCGCGCCGGCCGTGGGCAAGACCATCTCAAGGATCTACCGCGACACGCGATTCAGCAAGGACAAATCGCCCCTGCGGGACTGTATGTGGATCACCTTCAAACGCAGCACCAAGGACTGGGCCCGCTGGAGCGTGGGATACTTCCTGGAGATCAATGCGACGTGGTACCGCTATGGCCTGGGGTTCTACGACGCGGCCCCCGACGTCATGGCGCAGTTCCGGGCCCAGCTCGACGAGGCCCCGGAGACGTTTCTCAAGGCCATCGACTGGTTCGAGAAGCAGGACATCTTCACGCTCGAAGGCGAAACCTACAGGCGGCCCAAAGGCGCCGACAGACCCGAGCCCATCCGCACGTGGTACAACCATAAGAGCTTCTACCTCTCGTGCAGCCGCAAGAACGACGCGGCTATCCGCAGCGGGCAACTGGTGGACGATCTGAAGGCCGGGTTCGGCCTGACCGCCCCGCTCTACCACTATCTGCTCGACACCCTGGCCCGCGTCCGGCCCCCAGAATAA
- a CDS encoding discoidin domain-containing protein yields the protein MQKVVDNVTRATVQLFAPADEAALADWVIAHTNNGVADLLILCGNFPNSIYPVGNAQPDGSLAESFLDAGNTIINTGDYIFYVGSTGNNDAGGLQNMMDLPAVDMWGDDAIPCVVTPEGQQITPSLQDIPSTRPFFLEQLEGGWYPELILAQTADGTRADPVIVRNAVTGGRIGIFFQVADILTETRGDVISEWINNWYLPTAAAPKTSTAPSPANDAVDVPRDVVLSWKPAPDAATHDVYFGTSFDDVNAASRSNPMGVLLSQDQTGTTFDAPGMLDFSTTYYWRVDEVNGAPDFAIFKGPIWSFTAEPFAYPVANILATSNVASDDGAGPQNTVNGSGLNAADQHSTTSTDMWLARPAAGEPVWIQYEFDGVYKLHEMLVWNYNVQFELILGFGVKDVTVEYSENGTDWTVLGDVQLNQATARDTYAANTTVDLQGVAARFVRLHVNSGWGMMPQYGLSEVRFLYIPVQAREPQPSDGAVDVSVDSTLAWRAGRDAVSHEVYLGTDADALAPASTVSGNSYAPGGLNLASTYYWQVNAVQETESWDGPVWSFATQEYLVVEDFESYTDDIDAGEAIFDTWIDGWVNNTGSTVGHLETPFAERSIVHSGRQSMPLFYDNATTATSEADYTLSGNWTQYGIKSLSLYFYGAEGNTGQLYAKINGTKIAYDGPAVNLARPSWQLWSIDLSQAGNVSNVSSLTIGVEGAGAKGVVYVDDIRLYPEVLSYISPDITGAGDTVQGVPNDGDWPAAETPNLAIDDNVNTKFLHFKGVTEPTGIRVTPLVGATIVTGLTLTTANDAPERDPAAFELYGSNASIDGPYTLIAAGDVVDFTGATAWPRLTKNATPIEFNSSVAYLHYQVLFPTVRNPASANSMQIAEIELLGTVVP from the coding sequence ATGCAGAAGGTCGTTGACAACGTGACGAGGGCCACGGTGCAGTTGTTTGCCCCGGCCGACGAAGCGGCCCTCGCCGATTGGGTGATCGCCCACACAAACAATGGGGTGGCAGACCTTCTCATTCTGTGTGGCAACTTCCCCAACAGCATCTACCCGGTGGGCAATGCGCAGCCGGACGGGTCCTTGGCGGAATCGTTTCTGGATGCCGGCAACACCATCATCAATACCGGCGACTACATCTTCTACGTCGGCAGCACAGGAAACAACGACGCCGGTGGACTGCAGAACATGATGGACCTTCCCGCCGTCGACATGTGGGGCGACGACGCGATCCCCTGTGTGGTCACGCCCGAAGGTCAGCAGATCACACCGTCGCTGCAGGATATCCCAAGCACCCGCCCCTTCTTCCTCGAACAGCTCGAAGGCGGCTGGTACCCGGAATTGATTCTCGCCCAGACCGCCGACGGGACGCGAGCCGATCCCGTGATCGTACGCAACGCTGTAACCGGCGGTCGCATCGGGATTTTCTTCCAGGTGGCCGATATCCTCACGGAGACGCGCGGCGATGTCATCAGTGAGTGGATCAACAACTGGTATCTTCCCACCGCCGCCGCTCCCAAGACGAGCACCGCTCCGTCGCCGGCCAACGACGCCGTCGATGTCCCCCGTGACGTGGTGTTGAGCTGGAAGCCGGCTCCGGACGCGGCCACGCACGACGTCTACTTCGGCACGTCGTTCGACGACGTCAACGCCGCCAGCCGCAGTAATCCCATGGGTGTGCTCCTCAGTCAGGACCAGACGGGCACGACCTTCGACGCGCCCGGTATGCTCGATTTCAGCACGACTTACTACTGGCGCGTCGATGAGGTCAACGGCGCCCCGGACTTCGCAATCTTCAAGGGCCCCATCTGGAGCTTCACCGCCGAGCCGTTTGCCTATCCGGTGGCCAACATTCTCGCCACCAGCAACGTCGCGTCCGATGACGGCGCCGGGCCCCAGAACACGGTCAACGGGTCCGGACTGAACGCCGCCGACCAGCACTCGACCACAAGCACCGACATGTGGCTTGCACGGCCGGCCGCTGGCGAGCCCGTGTGGATTCAGTACGAGTTCGACGGCGTCTATAAGCTTCACGAGATGCTCGTCTGGAACTACAACGTCCAGTTCGAGCTGATCCTCGGCTTCGGCGTCAAGGACGTCACCGTCGAGTATTCCGAGAACGGGACCGACTGGACCGTGCTGGGTGACGTGCAGTTGAACCAGGCCACGGCCAGAGACACGTACGCCGCGAACACGACGGTCGATCTCCAGGGTGTGGCGGCCCGATTCGTTCGCCTCCACGTCAACAGCGGGTGGGGGATGATGCCTCAGTACGGCCTGAGTGAAGTGCGCTTCCTGTACATTCCCGTGCAGGCTCGCGAGCCGCAACCGAGCGATGGGGCCGTGGATGTCAGCGTCGACAGCACCCTGGCCTGGAGAGCCGGTCGCGACGCCGTCTCGCACGAGGTGTACCTCGGCACCGACGCCGACGCGCTGGCGCCGGCGAGCACCGTCAGCGGCAACAGCTATGCACCCGGCGGGCTGAACCTCGCCTCCACGTATTACTGGCAGGTCAATGCCGTCCAGGAAACCGAGTCGTGGGACGGTCCCGTCTGGAGCTTCGCCACGCAGGAGTATCTGGTCGTCGAGGACTTCGAGAGCTACACCGATGACATCGACGCCGGCGAGGCCATCTTCGACACCTGGATCGACGGTTGGGTCAACAATACCGGTTCGACAGTCGGCCACCTCGAAACGCCGTTTGCCGAGCGGAGCATCGTCCACAGCGGTCGCCAGTCCATGCCGCTGTTCTACGACAACGCGACTACTGCCACCTCCGAGGCCGATTACACGCTGTCGGGCAATTGGACGCAGTACGGCATCAAGAGTCTGTCACTGTACTTCTACGGCGCCGAGGGCAACACCGGCCAACTGTACGCCAAGATCAACGGGACGAAGATCGCCTACGACGGTCCGGCCGTCAACCTCGCCCGTCCGTCCTGGCAACTGTGGAGCATCGATCTGTCCCAGGCGGGCAACGTCAGCAACGTCAGCTCGCTGACGATCGGCGTCGAGGGCGCGGGGGCCAAGGGCGTCGTGTACGTTGACGACATCCGACTGTATCCCGAGGTTCTTTCGTACATCTCACCCGATATCACCGGCGCCGGCGACACCGTCCAAGGCGTTCCGAACGACGGCGACTGGCCGGCCGCAGAGACGCCCAATCTGGCGATCGATGACAACGTCAATACGAAGTTTCTGCACTTCAAGGGCGTGACGGAGCCGACCGGGATCCGGGTCACCCCGTTGGTGGGTGCGACAATCGTGACGGGTCTGACGCTGACGACGGCCAACGATGCGCCCGAGCGCGACCCGGCGGCGTTCGAGCTGTACGGCTCGAACGCGAGCATCGATGGGCCGTATACGCTGATCGCCGCCGGCGATGTGGTGGACTTCACCGGCGCGACGGCCTGGCCTCGCTTGACCAAGAACGCCACGCCCATCGAGTTCAACAGCAGCGTGGCATACCTGCATTACCAGGTGCTGTTCCCGACCGTGCGGAATCCCGCCTCGGCCAACAGCATGCAGATCGCCGAGATCGAACTGCTCGGCACTGTCGTTCCGTAG
- a CDS encoding alpha/beta fold hydrolase, whose protein sequence is MTVKCLWACLLSTLIVVDTRGHGRSTLGEQAMTYPLLADDMARLLDELGTGPVTVVGHSDGGVIGYILAAKYPEKVRALVANGANFRKAGRGGLTPQINEWIKTLTPVAIEQWGDIRRRYEGLNPEIEAFAPILLRFLNRVHDTR, encoded by the coding sequence ATGACTGTGAAATGCCTTTGGGCATGCCTGCTGAGCACCTTGATCGTGGTGGACACGCGAGGGCACGGCCGATCCACCCTCGGCGAACAGGCGATGACTTACCCCCTGCTCGCTGACGACATGGCCAGACTGCTGGATGAGCTTGGCACAGGCCCAGTCACCGTTGTGGGCCATAGCGATGGAGGGGTGATCGGCTACATTCTTGCGGCCAAATACCCGGAGAAGGTTCGCGCCCTCGTCGCCAACGGCGCCAATTTCCGCAAGGCCGGACGCGGAGGACTGACGCCCCAGATCAATGAATGGATCAAAACCCTTACGCCCGTGGCAATCGAGCAATGGGGCGACATCCGCCGGCGGTACGAGGGCCTCAACCCCGAGATCGAGGCATTCGCCCCCATCCTCCTGCGATTTCTGAACCGGGTCCATGACACTCGATAG
- a CDS encoding MarR family winged helix-turn-helix transcriptional regulator: MSVCGSMKQQRQAGFLMAKIRQVGERLFLRRLKEAGIEINPAQGRIMFALWQKDGVSIQELVRKTQLGKSTLTSMLDRLEAMGYLRRQRSDEDRRQILIYRTEKDRATETQYVQLSEQMTEIWYRGFTDAEADRFEACLQRILDNLTEYERGEEAGGRRE, from the coding sequence ATGAGCGTGTGTGGCAGCATGAAACAGCAGCGACAGGCGGGGTTTCTGATGGCGAAGATTCGCCAGGTGGGCGAGCGCCTCTTCCTGCGCCGGCTCAAGGAGGCGGGCATCGAGATCAACCCGGCCCAGGGGCGGATCATGTTCGCGCTCTGGCAGAAGGATGGCGTCTCCATCCAGGAGCTGGTCAGGAAGACGCAGTTGGGCAAGTCGACGCTGACCAGTATGCTGGATCGGCTCGAAGCGATGGGCTACCTGCGCCGGCAACGATCCGACGAGGACCGGCGGCAGATCCTGATCTACCGAACCGAAAAGGATCGGGCCACCGAGACGCAGTACGTGCAGCTCTCCGAGCAGATGACCGAAATCTGGTACCGAGGCTTCACCGACGCCGAAGCGGATCGATTCGAGGCATGTTTGCAGCGAATCCTGGACAACCTGACGGAGTACGAAAGAGGCGAAGAGGCGGGAGGTCGCCGTGAGTGA
- a CDS encoding DUF3788 family protein codes for MEKPCLSNPDQFPDDEVLSGCLGKAKAAWDSFLSVLVEGSPAFAAEWRYYRDGKSWLYKVTKTADLRAIRTLIDIKEQLK; via the coding sequence ATGGAAAAGCCCTGCCTGAGTAATCCAGATCAGTTTCCGGATGATGAAGTCCTGAGCGGCTGTCTGGGAAAGGCCAAAGCCGCGTGGGATTCGTTTCTCTCCGTTCTCGTTGAGGGCTCTCCCGCCTTCGCTGCGGAATGGCGCTATTACCGGGACGGCAAGAGCTGGCTCTACAAGGTCACGAAGACGGCGGATTTGAGGGCGATCCGAACCCTGATCGACATCAAGGAACAACTGAAATGA
- a CDS encoding DUF2959 domain-containing protein, translated as MRSLTLGALGLALVALCGCGGVYYNTMEKLGYPKREMLVDRVQKARDAQEEAKQQFQSALEEFTAVTGYQGGDLEKMYNRLRDQLQRSESKAQAVGKRIDDVESVGEALFKEWQSELDQYSSPDLRQASENKLGQTRLRYARLVAAMRSAEMKIEPVLTAFRDQVLFLKHNLNAQALAALQNELTTIQTDVAGLIREMEASIAEANAFIDAMNRDQN; from the coding sequence ATGAGATCGCTAACCTTGGGCGCCCTTGGCCTTGCACTGGTTGCGCTCTGCGGCTGCGGCGGGGTCTACTACAACACCATGGAGAAGCTCGGCTACCCCAAGCGGGAGATGCTCGTCGATCGCGTGCAGAAGGCGCGAGACGCCCAGGAAGAGGCCAAGCAGCAGTTCCAGTCGGCCCTGGAGGAATTCACCGCCGTGACCGGCTACCAGGGCGGCGATCTGGAGAAGATGTACAACAGGCTCCGAGACCAGTTGCAGCGCAGCGAATCGAAGGCGCAAGCGGTCGGCAAGCGCATCGACGACGTCGAGAGCGTCGGCGAGGCCCTGTTCAAGGAATGGCAGTCCGAGCTCGATCAGTACTCCAGCCCCGACCTGCGTCAGGCCAGTGAGAACAAGCTCGGCCAGACGCGGCTTCGTTACGCCCGCCTGGTCGCGGCGATGCGTAGCGCCGAGATGAAAATCGAGCCGGTCCTCACGGCGTTTCGCGATCAGGTCCTGTTTCTCAAGCACAACCTCAACGCCCAGGCGCTGGCGGCGCTTCAGAACGAGCTGACCACCATCCAGACGGACGTCGCCGGCCTGATCCGCGAGATGGAAGCCTCCATCGCCGAGGCGAACGCGTTCATCGACGCGATGAACCGCGACCAGAACTAA
- a CDS encoding sensor histidine kinase, producing the protein MELKPDPTRAALVERAAAGEVRRQSRLFSERMLLRILPEVVPCALVVLNAQRQIVFANDRFMDLAYPGKRRDQIYGLRPGEALGCIHASKDPGGCGTTEFCSTCGAVGAILASQQGQAEVRECRILRGESSEALDLRVWASPVEVGGESFSVFAALDISHEKRRQALERIFLHDIHNVACGLSWCIGFLDEAGPQERGRHLDDIRRLCRELNEEIGAQRTLLRAESGELVLAPAEVGTLALLKEAVDLYRSHPVAQGRLLRLDERAQDATVVSDRVLLLRVVCNLIKNALEACREGQTVTVGCTADGGTAEFWVHNAGFMPREVQLQVFQRSFSTKGLGRGLGTYSVRLLTERYLKGSVSFTSSADLGTTFRVRCPATAAS; encoded by the coding sequence ATGGAATTGAAGCCCGACCCCACGAGAGCCGCCTTGGTAGAGCGTGCCGCTGCCGGAGAAGTTCGGCGGCAGTCTCGCCTGTTCAGCGAGCGGATGCTGCTGCGCATCCTGCCTGAGGTCGTGCCTTGCGCGCTGGTCGTGCTCAATGCCCAGCGTCAGATCGTCTTCGCCAACGATCGCTTCATGGACTTAGCCTATCCAGGCAAGCGGAGAGATCAAATCTACGGACTTCGTCCGGGCGAGGCCCTGGGCTGCATCCATGCCTCGAAAGACCCCGGCGGCTGTGGGACTACGGAGTTCTGCAGCACGTGTGGCGCCGTCGGGGCCATCCTGGCCAGCCAGCAGGGGCAGGCGGAGGTCCGGGAGTGTCGCATCCTTCGTGGCGAGAGCAGCGAGGCCCTCGACCTGCGGGTCTGGGCGAGCCCGGTGGAGGTTGGGGGCGAGTCGTTCTCGGTCTTTGCGGCCCTGGACATCAGCCACGAGAAGCGCCGGCAGGCCCTGGAACGCATCTTTCTGCACGATATCCACAACGTCGCGTGCGGCCTGTCCTGGTGCATCGGCTTTCTCGACGAAGCCGGACCCCAGGAGCGGGGCCGGCACCTCGACGATATTCGTCGCCTGTGCCGGGAACTGAACGAAGAGATCGGGGCCCAACGCACGTTGCTTCGAGCCGAAAGCGGCGAACTGGTCCTTGCGCCGGCCGAGGTCGGCACGCTGGCCCTGCTGAAGGAGGCCGTCGATCTTTATCGCAGCCATCCCGTGGCCCAGGGCCGTCTGCTTCGCCTCGACGAGCGGGCGCAGGACGCAACGGTCGTGAGCGACCGCGTCCTTCTATTGCGTGTCGTGTGCAATCTGATCAAGAACGCGCTCGAGGCTTGCCGCGAGGGCCAGACCGTTACGGTTGGCTGCACCGCCGACGGTGGGACGGCGGAGTTCTGGGTTCACAACGCCGGCTTCATGCCGCGTGAGGTCCAATTGCAGGTCTTCCAGCGGTCATTCTCGACCAAGGGTCTTGGGCGGGGTCTGGGCACGTATAGCGTCCGGCTGCTGACCGAGCGCTACCTCAAGGGCAGCGTCTCGTTCACCAGTTCAGCCGACCTCGGCACCACCTTCCGCGTCCGCTGCCCCGCGACTGCTGCCTCCTGA
- a CDS encoding pyridoxamine 5'-phosphate oxidase family protein, which produces MDQSRMQTSKEIQEVCLRLMAAAPVCYLTTLDVDGFPITTAMNNLRCAKDFPALAPLYDEAENDFLVYITTNKPSAKMARLRANPKVSVYFCEPGQFIGFTLSGEIEIVTDQARKDRVWQEGWTMYYPDDPHGSEYDILRLAPKLVGGWCRNQPFEIRIAKPS; this is translated from the coding sequence ATGGATCAGTCGCGTATGCAGACTTCCAAGGAGATTCAGGAGGTGTGCCTGCGTCTGATGGCCGCAGCGCCGGTATGTTATCTGACGACGCTCGATGTCGACGGATTCCCGATAACGACCGCCATGAACAACCTGCGCTGCGCCAAGGACTTTCCTGCTCTGGCCCCACTGTACGACGAGGCCGAGAATGACTTCCTTGTCTACATCACCACCAACAAGCCGTCGGCCAAGATGGCTCGCCTGCGGGCGAATCCGAAGGTCTCCGTCTACTTCTGTGAGCCTGGGCAGTTCATCGGGTTCACGTTGAGCGGCGAGATCGAAATCGTCACCGATCAAGCTCGCAAGGACCGCGTCTGGCAGGAGGGCTGGACGATGTATTATCCCGATGACCCTCACGGTTCCGAATACGACATTCTCCGACTCGCCCCGAAACTCGTCGGGGGCTGGTGCCGAAATCAGCCGTTCGAGATTCGGATCGCAAAGCCATCGTAG